The proteins below are encoded in one region of Ereboglobus luteus:
- a CDS encoding protein tyrosine phosphatase, whose protein sequence is MNRRRSSTAERIYRNDPRVEVRSAGVRTGANRRVSEDDLRWADVVFVMEREHKHAIATRFAGLSDFSFPPVDVLDVPDEFEFMEPDLVEILKTMLDPEIDHLLANNG, encoded by the coding sequence ATGAACAGGCGGCGCAGTTCGACAGCCGAGCGGATTTATCGCAATGATCCGCGCGTCGAAGTCCGGTCCGCCGGCGTGCGAACCGGCGCAAACCGCCGCGTTTCAGAGGACGATCTTCGCTGGGCGGATGTTGTTTTTGTCATGGAACGAGAGCACAAGCATGCCATCGCCACGCGTTTCGCCGGCCTTTCCGACTTCAGCTTTCCGCCCGTCGACGTCCTTGATGTTCCCGACGAGTTCGAGTTCATGGAGCCGGACCTCGTCGAAATCCTGAAAACCATGCTCGACCCGGAAATCGATCACTTGCTTGCAAACAACGGTTAG
- a CDS encoding class I SAM-dependent methyltransferase, whose translation MHSSRYLVGSLLADVDFSEARLIVEFGPGSGYVTREILRRMRPDARLISFELNAVFYEEIKSIAETDPRLTAVHGSATLAATMLEPRSVDNIVSGLPMGNFGRRTKLAVLGTVQAILKPGGHFSQFQYSLLDYRLMKRHFETVRLGYTPLNFPPAFVYKCVSE comes from the coding sequence ATGCACAGCTCGAGGTATCTGGTCGGCTCCCTGCTCGCGGACGTGGATTTTTCCGAGGCGAGGCTGATCGTCGAATTCGGGCCGGGCAGCGGCTACGTGACGCGCGAGATATTGCGCAGGATGCGGCCGGACGCGCGCCTGATCAGTTTCGAGCTGAACGCGGTTTTTTACGAGGAAATCAAATCGATCGCGGAGACCGATCCCCGCCTGACGGCGGTTCACGGCTCGGCCACGCTGGCCGCGACAATGCTGGAGCCGCGCTCCGTGGACAACATCGTGTCGGGTTTGCCGATGGGCAATTTCGGCAGGCGCACGAAGCTGGCCGTCCTCGGCACGGTGCAGGCGATTTTGAAGCCGGGCGGGCATTTCAGCCAGTTCCAATATTCGCTGCTCGATTACCGCTTGATGAAGCGGCATTTTGAGACGGTGCGACTCGGTTACACGCCGTTGAATTTTCCGCCGGCCTTTGTGTATAAGTGCGTGAGCGAGTGA
- a CDS encoding RagB/SusD family nutrient uptake outer membrane protein — MKKFLIAFMAAALLAIFSGCTTQDSTDTTIPWSRPADWEGGIPGMGNAGEQRR, encoded by the coding sequence ATGAAAAAATTTCTCATTGCATTTATGGCCGCCGCGCTCCTCGCCATTTTCAGCGGATGCACAACCCAGGACTCCACGGACACCACGATCCCGTGGAGCCGCCCCGCCGACTGGGAAGGCGGCATTCCCGGCATGGGCAACGCCGGCGAGCAACGCCGCTGA
- the rsmI gene encoding 16S rRNA (cytidine(1402)-2'-O)-methyltransferase, whose amino-acid sequence MSATDDTPSTPSPRPSNASLTPLPGYLYVVATPIGNLADLTERARAILSSVDLIACEDTRTTGALLSRLALPRRELTAYHDHNETEAAERLAAQLAAGKSVAVVSDAGTPALSDPGFRIVRACRRLGLPVVPVPGACALAAVISAAGLPTNGFLFAGFLPPKTSARAAFLEKYRDFEYTLALYESCHRIDKFVDEITAVLGPKRVICVAKEVTKLHETFLTGPAAAVQARLAKTALKGEFTLLIAPNGFVL is encoded by the coding sequence ATGTCCGCAACCGACGACACGCCATCAACGCCCTCGCCGCGCCCCTCCAACGCCTCGCTCACCCCGCTCCCCGGCTATCTCTACGTCGTCGCCACGCCCATCGGCAACCTCGCCGACCTCACCGAGCGCGCGCGCGCCATCCTTTCCTCGGTCGACCTCATCGCATGCGAGGACACACGCACCACCGGCGCGCTCCTCAGCCGCCTCGCCCTGCCTCGCCGCGAACTCACCGCCTACCACGACCACAACGAAACCGAGGCCGCCGAACGCCTCGCCGCCCAGCTCGCCGCGGGCAAGTCCGTCGCCGTCGTCAGCGACGCCGGCACGCCCGCGCTGAGCGACCCCGGTTTTCGCATCGTGCGCGCGTGCCGCCGCCTCGGGCTTCCCGTGGTGCCCGTTCCCGGCGCGTGCGCCCTCGCCGCGGTCATCAGCGCCGCCGGCCTGCCGACCAACGGATTTCTCTTCGCCGGATTTCTCCCGCCCAAAACCTCCGCCCGCGCCGCCTTCCTGGAAAAGTATCGGGATTTTGAATACACACTCGCGCTCTACGAAAGCTGCCATCGCATCGACAAATTCGTGGACGAAATCACCGCCGTGCTCGGCCCCAAACGCGTGATTTGCGTCGCGAAGGAAGTCACCAAGCTCCACGAAACCTTCCTCACCGGCCCCGCCGCCGCCGTGCAAGCCCGCCTCGCCAAAACCGCCCTCAAGGGCGAGTTCACGCTCCTGATAGCGCCAAATGGATTTGTCCTCTGA
- a CDS encoding Ppx/GppA phosphatase family protein, which translates to MTVAVIDIGSNSIKTLVATRNPCREPVSLFYKTLEARISAGIDRTNPALTGESMARGLKAIQELLADTAQFAPDRTILVATSAVRDASNGDEFRGMVRAATGHDILILTGDEEASYIGRGLACDPALSGLRDFYVFDLGGGSLECLAFRDRRIVREKSLQLGCVRLSERFVPDMAQPIPVAASRAISGHVKATLETGGFTFDLPPVAAAIATGGTTTTARAVIGAAAGKMLAETSPRLALPDLRALYERIAGIDLASRRQIPAMPFGRADVFPTALATFIALAEFAHFETFETSLYNLRWGIAAEALDV; encoded by the coding sequence ATGACTGTCGCCGTCATCGATATCGGTTCCAATTCGATCAAAACACTTGTCGCCACGCGCAATCCGTGCCGCGAACCCGTTTCGCTTTTCTACAAAACGCTCGAGGCGCGCATCAGCGCCGGCATCGACCGGACAAACCCCGCGCTCACCGGCGAATCAATGGCGCGCGGGCTCAAGGCCATTCAGGAACTGCTCGCCGACACCGCGCAATTCGCCCCCGACCGCACAATCCTCGTCGCGACAAGCGCGGTGCGCGACGCAAGCAACGGTGATGAATTCCGCGGCATGGTTCGCGCCGCCACGGGACACGACATCCTCATCCTCACCGGCGACGAGGAGGCCAGTTACATCGGGCGAGGGCTCGCCTGCGATCCCGCGCTTTCCGGCCTGCGCGATTTCTACGTCTTCGACCTCGGCGGCGGCAGCCTCGAATGCCTCGCCTTTCGCGACCGCCGCATTGTCCGCGAAAAAAGCCTCCAGCTCGGCTGCGTGCGCCTCAGCGAGCGCTTCGTGCCCGACATGGCGCAACCCATTCCCGTCGCCGCCAGCCGCGCCATTTCCGGGCACGTCAAGGCGACGCTCGAGACGGGCGGTTTCACTTTCGACCTGCCGCCCGTCGCCGCCGCCATTGCGACCGGCGGCACCACCACCACCGCGCGCGCCGTCATCGGCGCCGCCGCGGGCAAAATGCTCGCCGAGACCAGCCCGCGCCTCGCGCTTCCCGATCTGCGCGCGCTTTACGAACGCATCGCCGGCATCGACCTCGCATCGCGCCGCCAAATCCCCGCGATGCCCTTTGGCCGCGCCGATGTTTTTCCGACCGCGCTCGCCACTTTCATCGCGCTCGCGGAGTTCGCGCATTTCGAGACATTCGAAACCTCGCTCTACAACCTGCGCTGGGGAATCGCCGCCGAGGCGCTCGACGTTTGA
- a CDS encoding MFS transporter: MEKWKKVFAIIWAGQFLSILSSTIVNFAVILWLSIETGSAQILALAAIAAMLPQALIGPVSGVFIDRWNRKYTMIAADSFIALCTLLLAVLFALGIAETWHIFLLLALRSVGSAFHMPAMQASVPLLAPESQLTRIAGINQMIYSVGNIAGPALGALCITIWDMQYVLLLDVAGALFACGTLLFVAIPKPAGTEARAQSIAREMKEGFLTVWANRPLSLVFLFSILVMFFIMPVSVLFPLMTLEHFKGNAFQVSLVEALWGVGSLVGGAVMGMKVYNINRVALVNWMYLLLGVTFALSGTLSQSGFAWFAVYTAIGGVAGAVYMATFTAIIQTNVASASLGRVFSMFHTVSIIPSLIGLAGIGFFAERLGLTLSFVVCGVIICLIGLAAFMARSTLQIDKKQPAPANG; this comes from the coding sequence GTGGAAAAATGGAAAAAAGTTTTTGCGATCATTTGGGCCGGCCAGTTCCTGTCGATCCTTAGCTCCACCATTGTCAATTTCGCCGTCATTTTGTGGCTGAGCATCGAGACCGGTTCCGCGCAAATACTCGCGCTCGCGGCCATCGCGGCGATGCTGCCGCAGGCGTTGATCGGACCCGTGAGCGGCGTCTTCATCGACCGCTGGAATCGCAAATACACGATGATCGCGGCGGACAGTTTCATCGCGTTGTGCACGCTCTTGCTCGCGGTTTTGTTTGCGCTGGGGATTGCGGAGACATGGCATATTTTCCTGCTGCTGGCGCTGCGCTCGGTGGGATCGGCGTTTCACATGCCGGCGATGCAGGCCTCGGTGCCGTTGCTCGCGCCTGAATCGCAGCTGACGCGCATCGCGGGCATCAACCAGATGATTTATTCGGTCGGCAACATCGCCGGTCCCGCGCTGGGAGCGCTGTGCATCACGATTTGGGACATGCAATATGTGCTGCTGCTGGACGTGGCGGGGGCGTTGTTTGCGTGCGGCACATTGCTGTTTGTCGCCATTCCGAAACCCGCCGGGACCGAGGCGCGCGCGCAATCAATCGCGCGCGAAATGAAGGAGGGGTTCCTGACCGTGTGGGCGAATCGTCCGCTGAGCCTGGTTTTTCTTTTTTCCATACTCGTGATGTTTTTCATCATGCCGGTGAGCGTGCTTTTTCCGCTGATGACGCTGGAGCATTTCAAGGGGAACGCGTTTCAAGTGAGCCTCGTGGAAGCGTTGTGGGGAGTCGGCTCGCTGGTCGGCGGAGCCGTCATGGGCATGAAAGTTTACAACATAAACCGGGTCGCGCTCGTGAACTGGATGTATCTGTTGCTGGGCGTGACGTTCGCGCTGTCGGGCACGTTGTCGCAGAGTGGCTTTGCGTGGTTTGCCGTTTACACGGCGATCGGCGGCGTGGCGGGCGCGGTGTATATGGCGACATTCACCGCGATCATACAAACGAACGTGGCGTCCGCGTCGCTGGGGCGCGTGTTTTCGATGTTTCACACGGTGAGCATAATCCCGTCCCTCATCGGCCTCGCGGGCATCGGTTTTTTTGCCGAAAGGCTGGGGCTCACGCTTTCGTTCGTTGTCTGCGGGGTGATCATTTGCCTGATCGGTCTCGCGGCGTTCATGGCGCGCTCGACCTTGCAAATTGATAAAAAGCAACCTGCGCCGGCCAATGGCTAG
- a CDS encoding DUF2339 domain-containing protein, whose amino-acid sequence MEPILILLAFLLLLAFIAFPIWVIVRIADLSRETRRMREEMASLRERAGKTPAAPAHPQERAEPEKTPATAPVAPPPMAAVPPAVPKVETPAPAIPKPPPIQAKAPAPPVFTLPPKTAAPASPVLPPPAPRAPEPKKAEPAFNWEVFMGTKFLSWLGAVAAFLAVAFFLKYSIDRGLIPPIVRAAMGFVFGAGLVAGGLFAVRKTYPILGHALCAAGIVSLYGVTFACRALYHFPFFGVVPTFALMSLITAAAFTLAVRLRGKFIAILGLLGGFATPAMLSTGVDNPLGLFGYIALLNIGLYAVALHRRWNFLVVLGVIGTVCMQVGWAVKFLGDHNTLTAMIVCLVFDALFLAGYCAARRMGRETATHGRSVAAMVFVSLCFALYLGVDTVAAWRPLWLLGFVFLADACALAVAALDRRAKDSVWLPAVAGSAVFAVLAAWTPVNVNPHSGLLPWALGAYFVFAVLHTAFPLILARVRPELNRAAGGLVAQFFAPLALLLVIMPVLKDPNVHWLVWPAILLIDFVAIICAAMTRSLGSVAASLVLTLVTAAVWVCKIPVTMAAIPVPVLLVTGGFAILFFAASLWLGRRFGGADKSPDGFKLALPALSSLLPFVLIVMMLARITLVDPTPVFGLGLVLTVMTLGLAKILKNEWLPACALAGVLAICWVWFQDAHKMAVVFDAVRMIGKPPPANAYIGLGWFAGFYAIFAVFPFAFRGCFSNTRGPWLTAAAAGVLFFPLVYWMIKLWWPNDVMGLVPAMFALPALTSLTAVLRYDPPGHPRRMGRLALFGGVALLFVTLIFPIQFSREWVTIAWALEGAALFWLYTRVPHRALPWAGAALLAVTFVRLALNPAVFSYHVRGDVPVLNWYLYTYGIAIACMFGGAWLLRQAVAQNKFTAVTAKILPGLGAVLAFLLLNIEIADFFTAPGSRVLTLEFSGNFARDMSYTIAWALFALALLVAGIWRRQRVSRYAALGLLAIVAIKLVFRDLDKLDTLYRVGALFAVAIVMSLASFLYQKYIAPREGGKTSAPPPIPSDTPPPQPPSES is encoded by the coding sequence ATGGAGCCAATCCTCATACTCCTAGCATTCCTGCTGCTTCTCGCCTTCATTGCATTTCCAATCTGGGTCATCGTGCGCATCGCGGACCTGTCGCGCGAGACGCGGCGCATGCGCGAAGAAATGGCCTCGCTCCGCGAGCGCGCGGGGAAAACACCCGCCGCGCCAGCGCACCCGCAAGAGCGGGCGGAACCGGAAAAAACGCCGGCGACCGCCCCGGTTGCACCGCCTCCAATGGCAGCGGTGCCGCCGGCGGTTCCCAAAGTCGAAACACCCGCCCCGGCCATCCCGAAGCCGCCGCCGATTCAAGCCAAGGCGCCCGCGCCGCCCGTTTTCACTTTGCCACCCAAGACGGCCGCGCCCGCCTCCCCGGTTTTGCCGCCGCCAGCTCCGCGGGCACCGGAGCCGAAAAAAGCGGAACCCGCGTTCAACTGGGAGGTTTTCATGGGCACGAAGTTTCTCTCGTGGCTCGGCGCGGTGGCGGCGTTTCTGGCGGTGGCATTTTTCCTGAAATACTCAATCGATCGCGGGCTCATTCCGCCGATCGTGCGCGCGGCGATGGGATTTGTTTTCGGCGCGGGGCTTGTTGCCGGCGGGTTGTTCGCCGTGAGGAAAACATATCCGATTCTCGGCCACGCGCTTTGCGCGGCGGGCATCGTGAGTTTGTATGGCGTCACGTTTGCGTGCCGGGCGCTGTATCATTTTCCGTTTTTCGGAGTCGTGCCGACGTTTGCGCTGATGTCGCTCATCACGGCGGCGGCGTTCACGCTGGCGGTGCGGTTGCGCGGAAAATTTATCGCGATCCTCGGTTTGCTCGGCGGTTTCGCGACGCCGGCCATGCTTTCGACGGGCGTGGACAATCCGCTCGGGCTCTTCGGCTACATCGCGCTGCTCAACATCGGTCTTTACGCGGTGGCGCTGCACCGGCGCTGGAATTTTCTGGTGGTGCTCGGCGTGATAGGCACGGTCTGCATGCAAGTCGGCTGGGCGGTGAAATTTCTCGGCGACCACAACACGCTCACGGCGATGATCGTGTGCCTCGTTTTTGACGCGCTGTTTCTCGCGGGTTATTGCGCGGCGCGGCGAATGGGGCGTGAAACCGCAACGCACGGCCGCAGTGTCGCGGCGATGGTGTTTGTTTCGCTTTGCTTTGCGCTGTATTTGGGCGTCGACACGGTCGCTGCGTGGCGCCCGTTGTGGCTGCTCGGTTTTGTGTTTCTGGCCGACGCGTGCGCTCTGGCCGTGGCCGCGCTCGACCGGCGCGCGAAGGATTCGGTGTGGCTGCCCGCGGTCGCGGGCAGCGCGGTGTTTGCCGTGCTCGCCGCATGGACTCCCGTGAACGTGAACCCGCACTCGGGCTTGCTGCCGTGGGCGCTCGGCGCGTATTTTGTTTTTGCGGTGCTGCACACGGCGTTTCCGCTGATTCTCGCGCGGGTGCGCCCGGAGCTGAATCGCGCCGCGGGCGGATTGGTCGCTCAGTTTTTCGCCCCGCTTGCGCTGCTGCTCGTCATCATGCCGGTGCTCAAGGATCCCAACGTGCACTGGCTCGTGTGGCCGGCGATTTTGCTGATCGATTTTGTCGCGATCATTTGCGCGGCGATGACACGGTCGCTTGGCAGCGTGGCGGCGTCGCTCGTGCTGACGCTGGTGACGGCGGCGGTCTGGGTGTGCAAGATTCCCGTGACGATGGCGGCCATCCCCGTGCCGGTGCTGCTGGTCACGGGCGGGTTTGCGATTCTGTTTTTCGCGGCGTCGCTCTGGCTCGGACGGCGGTTCGGCGGCGCGGACAAATCGCCGGATGGATTCAAGCTGGCGCTGCCCGCGCTCTCATCGCTGCTGCCGTTCGTGCTGATCGTGATGATGCTGGCGCGAATCACGCTGGTCGACCCGACACCGGTGTTCGGGCTCGGGCTTGTGCTCACCGTGATGACACTCGGCCTCGCGAAGATTTTGAAAAACGAATGGCTGCCGGCGTGCGCGCTCGCGGGCGTGCTGGCGATTTGCTGGGTGTGGTTTCAGGACGCGCACAAGATGGCCGTTGTTTTCGACGCCGTGCGCATGATTGGCAAACCGCCCCCCGCAAACGCGTATATCGGCCTGGGATGGTTTGCCGGGTTCTATGCGATCTTCGCGGTGTTTCCGTTCGCGTTCCGTGGTTGTTTTTCAAACACACGCGGCCCGTGGCTGACCGCCGCGGCGGCGGGCGTGCTGTTTTTCCCGCTCGTTTATTGGATGATAAAACTGTGGTGGCCGAACGACGTGATGGGGCTCGTCCCCGCGATGTTCGCGCTGCCCGCGCTGACGAGCCTGACAGCGGTGTTGCGCTATGATCCGCCGGGGCATCCGCGCCGCATGGGGCGGCTCGCGCTTTTCGGCGGGGTGGCGCTGCTTTTTGTCACGCTGATATTTCCGATTCAGTTCAGCCGCGAATGGGTCACCATCGCGTGGGCGCTCGAGGGCGCGGCGCTGTTCTGGCTCTACACGCGCGTGCCGCATCGCGCCCTGCCCTGGGCGGGCGCTGCGCTGCTCGCGGTGACGTTTGTGCGGCTGGCGCTCAACCCCGCCGTGTTCAGCTATCATGTGCGCGGCGATGTGCCGGTTTTGAACTGGTATCTCTACACCTACGGCATCGCGATTGCGTGCATGTTTGGCGGCGCGTGGCTGCTGAGGCAGGCGGTGGCGCAAAACAAGTTCACCGCCGTCACGGCAAAAATTCTTCCCGGACTCGGCGCGGTGCTCGCATTTCTGCTGCTGAACATCGAGATCGCCGATTTCTTCACGGCGCCCGGCAGCCGCGTGCTCACACTGGAGTTTTCCGGCAATTTCGCGCGCGACATGAGCTACACGATTGCGTGGGCGCTGTTCGCGCTGGCGCTGCTGGTGGCGGGCATCTGGCGGCGCCAGCGTGTGTCGCGTTACGCGGCGCTGGGGCTGCTCGCGATCGTGGCGATCAAGCTCGTGTTTCGCGACCTCGACAAACTCGACACGCTCTACCGCGTCGGCGCGCTTTTTGCCGTGGCGATTGTGATGAGCCTCGCCTCGTTTCTTTATCAAAAATACATCGCGCCACGCGAGGGCGGAAAAACATCCGCGCCGCCACCCATTCCTTCGGATACTCCGCCGCCGCAACCTCCTTCCGAATCATGA
- a CDS encoding DUF3999 family protein, giving the protein MKKLLALIPAIFVFGATAHCLNQSDWECRQSFDVAQAGPARVSVPIDTLGRAQADLRDLRIVGPDGAELPYAMLALPDARAAYRVSQTVAPRAFGAALDGTTTVVTIETGADKPIESIELSIPDAKDYMKPARVEVSTDRKNWTTIAGGQPLFRRNQSGRYDAVAQNTLPLGGRTEPFVRVTIYDQGHEPIAVAGAKLKVVDEVAARGTVPDENVAATITNVKQLADETVLTVDLGAANLRLTSLSLAVGDSLFARSVTVTLPAAGDDTTERESTLARNRPVYSRTSIGGIETSGKTTVALGGAPVPSRTILVRIANGDSPPLDIRGVVATRRPAHLAFNPSVAGRHTFLSGNPQAAAPRYDIAMLSRELARLPLTEIAADTLAVAPDYRAPAAPSGQVTTRVLFWIALAVTVGVLLYVIGRLLPKTDK; this is encoded by the coding sequence ATGAAAAAACTACTCGCACTCATCCCGGCAATTTTTGTTTTCGGCGCGACTGCGCACTGCCTCAACCAGTCCGACTGGGAGTGCCGCCAGTCGTTTGATGTCGCGCAAGCCGGCCCCGCGCGCGTCTCCGTGCCGATCGACACGCTCGGGCGCGCCCAAGCGGATTTGCGAGACCTGCGGATCGTCGGGCCGGACGGCGCCGAGCTGCCCTACGCGATGCTGGCGCTGCCCGATGCGCGCGCCGCCTATCGCGTTTCGCAAACCGTCGCGCCGCGCGCATTCGGCGCCGCGCTCGACGGCACGACCACGGTCGTCACCATCGAGACCGGCGCGGACAAGCCGATCGAAAGCATCGAGCTCAGCATCCCCGACGCGAAAGACTACATGAAACCCGCGCGCGTGGAGGTTTCGACAGATCGGAAAAACTGGACGACGATCGCCGGCGGCCAGCCGCTTTTCCGGCGCAACCAAAGCGGACGTTACGACGCGGTCGCGCAAAACACCCTTCCGCTCGGCGGGCGCACGGAGCCGTTTGTGCGCGTCACGATTTACGACCAGGGACACGAGCCGATCGCCGTCGCAGGAGCAAAACTCAAGGTGGTTGACGAGGTCGCCGCGCGCGGCACCGTGCCGGATGAAAATGTCGCCGCGACGATCACAAACGTGAAACAGCTCGCGGACGAAACCGTGCTCACAGTCGATCTCGGCGCGGCAAATCTCCGGTTGACCTCGCTCAGCCTCGCCGTCGGCGATTCGCTCTTCGCGCGTTCGGTGACCGTCACGCTGCCCGCCGCCGGGGACGACACGACGGAACGGGAAAGCACGCTCGCGCGCAACCGGCCCGTTTATTCGCGCACCTCGATCGGCGGCATCGAGACATCCGGCAAAACAACGGTGGCGCTCGGTGGCGCGCCCGTGCCCTCGCGGACGATTCTTGTGCGCATCGCCAACGGTGACAGTCCCCCGCTCGATATTCGCGGCGTGGTCGCGACACGACGTCCGGCGCACCTCGCCTTCAACCCGTCGGTCGCGGGTCGCCACACATTTCTTTCCGGCAACCCGCAGGCCGCCGCGCCGCGCTACGACATCGCGATGCTCTCCAGGGAACTCGCGCGCCTGCCGTTGACGGAGATCGCCGCGGACACGCTTGCGGTGGCGCCCGACTATCGCGCCCCCGCCGCGCCTTCGGGACAAGTCACCACGCGCGTCCTGTTTTGGATCGCGCTGGCCGTGACTGTCGGCGTGCTGCTTTACGTGATCGGCCGGTTGCTGCCCAAAACGGACAAGTGA
- a CDS encoding YiiD C-terminal domain-containing protein, which produces MKPVKIPAFEHFLHEMIPLAKAMGVGVDLSDENALVLRAPKEQNRNSLNTAFGGSLVSLATLAGYGVVWDVMRSEPADGKGATEKPQWHIVVKESKAAYRRPVIGDLIAICERPAQAAIAEFKDAFSRYGKAKLKLRARVVEDGKTAVDFQAAYVVSK; this is translated from the coding sequence ATGAAGCCGGTCAAAATTCCAGCATTTGAGCATTTCCTGCACGAGATGATTCCGCTCGCGAAGGCGATGGGCGTGGGCGTGGATTTGAGCGATGAAAACGCGCTCGTGCTCCGCGCGCCAAAGGAGCAAAATCGCAATTCGCTCAACACCGCGTTTGGCGGCAGCCTTGTTTCGCTGGCCACGCTCGCGGGTTACGGCGTCGTTTGGGATGTGATGCGCAGCGAGCCCGCGGACGGAAAGGGCGCGACCGAAAAACCCCAGTGGCACATCGTCGTGAAGGAAAGCAAGGCCGCTTATCGCCGCCCCGTGATCGGCGACCTGATCGCTATTTGCGAGCGTCCCGCGCAAGCCGCCATCGCGGAGTTCAAGGACGCCTTCTCGCGCTACGGCAAGGCGAAGTTGAAGTTGCGCGCGCGCGTCGTCGAGGATGGCAAGACGGCGGTTGATTTTCAGGCGGCCTACGTCGTGTCGAAATAA
- a CDS encoding dual specificity protein phosphatase family protein: MFAACGCNSTNATQPETTESANAEARNPEWAVLVNKEMNLWRVTPTFYRCEQFKKSEVAELQRLGIRTSVNLRNFNSDDKELEGSTIKQVRVRINTWSITDKHVVAALAAIQAAQAEGPVVLHCQHGADRTGLVTAMYRIVYQGWTRDAALDELRNGSYGYHSIWKNIPKYIQKVDTKKIRKAVDRRLAEEAAKAG, from the coding sequence GTGTTTGCCGCATGCGGATGCAACAGCACAAATGCGACGCAACCGGAAACAACCGAATCCGCGAACGCGGAGGCGCGCAATCCGGAATGGGCCGTGCTCGTCAACAAGGAGATGAATCTCTGGCGCGTGACGCCGACGTTTTACCGCTGCGAACAATTCAAAAAAAGCGAGGTTGCCGAGCTGCAGCGGCTGGGCATCCGCACGTCGGTCAATCTGCGCAATTTTAACTCGGACGACAAGGAGCTGGAAGGCTCGACCATCAAACAAGTGCGCGTGCGCATCAACACATGGAGCATCACCGACAAGCATGTGGTTGCGGCGCTGGCCGCGATCCAGGCCGCGCAGGCGGAAGGCCCCGTGGTGTTGCATTGCCAGCACGGCGCGGACCGCACGGGGCTGGTGACGGCGATGTATCGCATCGTTTACCAGGGATGGACAAGGGATGCCGCGCTCGACGAGTTGCGCAACGGCAGCTACGGTTATCACTCGATCTGGAAAAACATCCCCAAGTATATCCAAAAAGTGGATACGAAAAAAATCCGGAAGGCCGTTGACAGGCGGCTCGCCGAAGAGGCGGCAAAAGCCGGCTGA
- the hpt gene encoding hypoxanthine phosphoribosyltransferase codes for MPRKKVSVKAPLSSDLASVLVTPAAIKRRLKALGAKISKIYGKEEVTVVPIINGAIFFTADLLRHVHNPIRLDCVRIFSYRNSTKSHGKPKLLHSLTLDIKGKHVLVIDDILDTGKTLSAVVNLLKKQKPASLRTCVLLDKKVRREVDFEADFVGFEIPDKFVVGYGLDYAERYRGLPCIGVLKPEKQKLE; via the coding sequence ATGCCTCGCAAAAAAGTCTCCGTAAAAGCGCCGTTGAGCTCCGATCTTGCAAGCGTCCTCGTCACACCCGCCGCAATCAAGCGCCGGCTCAAGGCGCTTGGCGCGAAAATCAGCAAAATCTACGGCAAGGAGGAGGTCACCGTGGTGCCCATCATCAACGGGGCGATTTTTTTCACGGCGGATTTGCTCCGGCATGTGCACAACCCGATCCGCCTGGATTGCGTCCGCATTTTCAGCTACCGCAACAGCACCAAGTCGCACGGCAAGCCGAAGCTCCTGCACAGCCTCACGCTCGACATCAAGGGCAAGCATGTGCTCGTGATCGACGACATTCTCGACACCGGCAAAACGCTTTCCGCCGTCGTCAACCTGCTGAAAAAACAAAAGCCGGCGAGCCTGCGCACATGCGTGCTCCTCGACAAAAAAGTCCGCCGCGAGGTGGACTTCGAGGCGGATTTTGTCGGGTTCGAAATTCCCGACAAATTTGTGGTCGGCTACGGCCTCGACTACGCCGAGCGTTACCGCGGCCTGCCGTGCATCGGCGTGCTCAAGCCGGAAAAACAGAAGCTGGAGTGA